The following is a genomic window from Parus major isolate Abel chromosome 14, Parus_major1.1, whole genome shotgun sequence.
AGCCCCGCCCAGGCCGGGCCAGCACCGCCAACTGGAGCTCGGGGCCTGCTCGGGGCCTCCCCGGTACCCCCCGGAACCTCCGCGCGGCCTCCCCCCCGCCGCCGGCCGGTGTGCGCCGCCCTCAGCGCTCCGGgtggccgggccgggccggggtgCGCCGCCCTCAGCGCTCCGGCCGCGTCCCGCGCTGCCGTTCCGCCCGAGAGCGGGCGGAGACCTCGGAACCCACTTTGGGAGCACATTTGTGaatcctgctcctccctcctgctcccctgagCCCCCTGAGGACCTGCCCGACACACATGTGCCCACgaccgggccgggccgcgggTACCCGGCGGCGCCGCCTTTCCTGGGCCAAATCCCCGCAGGAGCTTCCGCACCAGCCCTGGCCCCTCACATGACAGCCTGACACAAGCCACGCCAGCACGCACCACCATGGGCAGACAAAAAAGGTTAATACACGCCTACAGGTACTGTCTAATCCCATTTCTATTTTAGGTTTCCttttgattatttaattttgtaaataaaaatctaGACACCTTGTTTCACgggcattttttccccccttggaTTGTTTCCAACAACAGCCAGAAGATCCCCATGAGGTCAgtactgcagcagcacagcgAGTCACAGCACAGAATTTTGTGTCTCTCAAATACTTCAAACCATGGAGGTTATAATTTCTCTTGACATTGACAGCTGATGTTAGAAATTCTCCAAGGCTGACAGAAGGGCTCTAAAGTGCTGGGAAAGCACTTCCAAATGTTGCTGGTAAAGATTATAAAATGGTACTGAAAAAATCAGTACACTTTTGCCAATTGCAACCAGACTTCAGTCTGCCTTACAGTCTCCACCCTCGCTGAGACTTAGCCGTTGTCTGAGCCCTCCCTTCATTACAAAAACCACCTCAGTGGTTTGAGCCTTTTCCAAGGTTGTCTTGAGACTTTATCTCGAGGCTTATGGTTGAGTCAGGTCGAAATCAGCATCAGTCCTCACATATGTCCATGTGTCAGAAAAAAGTCTGACAGTCAAGTATTGGAGAAGATAATGAGCACAAAATAAAGAGCTATCGTATCTATCTTGAAAGGCCAGAATCCCACCGCAGTTTTCCTCTCCCTCAGTACCTGAGCTGGACTGAGGGCTCATGAGCCTGTCACCACCAGTCTGGATGCATCCCCTAAAGCAAAAGCTCCCCATGCACGGCCTAAGGAATGCACAAACCCATCAGGTAATGCAAAGGCTCTTCTTGGTATggctggcacagcctgcagaACCCATCCAGACAGAGCAAGGAGTGAAAGGAACATTGTTTTATGTGGCAGGACGCTGTTCATATCTCCAGCTCTGTGGACTCAATGCCCATGCAGGGAAAAGGCACAAAGGACCAGTGCTGCCTTGGTATTCCTGGGTTTGATCTCTGCCCTGAGGATTCAGCCCCACAAGGACACCGAGTCAGCAAGCTGTGGCAGCCTTGCTCTGAGGACACACAACAGAAGGGCTGTCGGGAGATCTGAATGTgatcctcagctcctgctgataCAACAGAAACCTTGTCACGAGAAGAGCTGTGAGCTGAGCTGGTGGAAGCTGATGTCTAACAAGTCATGGCTTCCTGGGAGCAAAGCAAACAACAGGCAGAGGAATGGGAATGGCTTGAACCTGCCTCAGGTGCAGAGCAGGTTAGTGTGTGCTGTATAAACCATGCAAAGGCTGGGACAGTTCCTCACTGCTGTCAGATGGTGGCAGGAGCACCTGTCTGGTGGCAGGACAGCTGTGCAGTCCTGTAGGTCACTCCAGGACTGGCATTCCTTGCCAGCACAAAGCTGCCTTCTTTCCCCATGCCACCAACTGAGCACCAACAAATTCGTGACAGGCATGGCTGTAACTGGAAGCTGGAAAATGCAACTCTTTGGTATGAGGCTCCTTTGATGGAGTTGCAGTAAGGaattgggaggaaaaaaaacaaaagagagaagTGGAGTGGTTGCCAGAGCTGCTAACCACAGTGCCAGGGAGCCTTGGAGGGCACTGGGACAGCCCAGCGTCACATGCCCGACACATCCTGTCGCCAGACTTCCTCACCGGCAATGTATGTGGCTTGCACATATAGGCTGTCATTCAGCATTAGGAAATCTGTGTTAgacaagagagaaagaaagcagctgtcagaatggagctgctggagggggctggggagagctgacCTCAGTAGGGAAGGGCTTCTCCCCACCCTAGGATGGCACTGCAGTGCAATCCTGGCAatggcagctctgctttttgcttGGCTGAGATGTGGGGGGCACTCCAAAGGGTTTCCCAAACACCACCAGCATCCAAGGGAAAATCCTCTGGAGCAAAAGCCCAGGTGGAGCAAGtcaccctgcagctcccactgaaaTGGGATGAGCATGTGCTTACAGCAGCCCCTGCTTTACTCCAGCACTTATGAGCTCTGACACCATTGTCTCCATAACCAGTACATGCTGTGCCCACACCAGTACCTGCATCGGAGTCATAATTCAGTGTCCCCTTTTTATGTTCAAtccccaggagctgagcaggatgCAGAGATGCCGCCTCCAACGCGGTCTCTGCCGAGCACCCTTGGACAGAGAATTGGGGAGACGTTAGGGCAGCCAGAGCCCCATTGCCAGAGCAGCCCAAATCCCCCGGGACAAGGCAACTGTCAACCAGGCAGTGACAGACCCTAGCTGGAAcaccctcagcacagccagctggagctgggaatggaaaTGTCCCTACAGGAGAGAGCAGGCATAGGAAGACTGAATACATAGGGtatggagaagagaaaaacattcactttagtgaggaagaagcaggagagTTCACCTCTCATTAATTCTATGGGTTAAAATGAAACTTCCCCTAAAGAAGGGCCTCATCTGAGGGCACtgatcccagcccctgccttgCTTCAGGTGAGAGCGAAAGTTCCTGTTGGAATGGACACATGGCAAAAGCAAGACCTCCTCTCATGTCAACACAAGGAGTAGCAGCTTGTGGACAAGGCTCTCTTACCTGTGGCTTCTTGGAAGTGTCGCACGCAGGTGTCCATGGTCGCCACACTGCCACTCAGGGTCTTTGTGCCTGGGCAAGAAACAGGATGGCACTGAGCAGTGCCCATAGATCACAGCAAGAAGCAGGGCACTAGGGAAGCATAATGGGACCAGAAGTGCAGAAGTCCTGGGTGGCAGGAGGAGCAAGCTGAAGGGCCTGCAGGCACTTCTTGCTGGAGGACAGGAAGAAGTACGTGGGTGTAACCCCCAGCTCCACTATCAGACCAGCTGGACTGGGTGAAACCAGCTCACAATACAGGCATCTGCTACCAGAGGATGGGAATGGAGAAAGGAATGCTCCCTCTCTGAAATACCTTTCCAGTCGTCATCTGCTTGGGAATTTGAAACTAAGGTGATTTAGCTAGCAAGAAGTGGTAGTGTTATAATAAAGAAAAGGGACAATAAATATCTCTACGATTTCTCTGTCCTTACTGACACCCTGAACCTCTGGCACCCTTGACACTGGGCAATGAGGCTTTCAAAAGTGTTGCAGACAGCTACAGCTGGACAGATTCCTCCACAAGGGTGGCACACATCTCTTTACCAGGAGTTTCAATATCCCTATGGCCAAGTCACTGCAGATCCACCAGGCATGAAAACCCAAGAGAACAGCACAAATGCTGCCACACGCCAACGGGGACAGCAAGGTATGCTCAGCTCCTCAGAAATTGAGCCAGTGGCAGCACTGTCCCCAGCTCTTCAGCAATAGGGACAGCACTTGCCTGCGATGTAGGTGTTCAGCCCATCGATCTCCACCACCTGCTGACCCAGCGTGTGCCGACCTGGTGCCAGCCCCATGCCAGCCATCGCATCTGTcaccagcaccagccctgcagaaCACAAGGAAAGGGGCCCTGTCAACGCTGCATCTGATTTTGCTGAGGCTCCAAGTGCTGTGCCCTGTTGACCCTACCAGAGAGAGACCACATGTCTCCACCCACCTCCCACCAAAGCAAGAGGACTGAGGGATCAGCACGTGTGGCTGTGACCTTCCAGACAGCAAGGGCAGCATGAATGTCTTTTGGGAGATGGTGCAGTGGCTGGTGACACTGTGGGGACTGCCATAGCTCACCTTTGGGGTGGGCTCGGTGAGCGATGCGCAGGGCAGCGGGGTTGGTGTGGATGCCATCAGAAATCATGCCATAGAAGACCCTCCGCCCAGCAGGAATCTTGTCACTTGTCAGCAGCCCCACAATTCCAGGGTCACGGTGGTGGAACTGCTCAAGGGGAGAGAGGTGACAAGCTGTGGAGGATCAGGATGCACTggctgcaggggatgcagcTGCCGTCTCTATCACACAGTGCCTAGCAGCTTTACCAGCCAAACCTGGGCATTGCTTCccatcacagaatggtttgcaAGGGACCATAAATTACCTTGtcccaacccctgccatgggtagtgacaccttccactatcccagcgTGCTCCAATCCCCATTCAACTGaccttgaatgcttccagggatgggacagccaccGCTCCTCTAGGCAACCTGTGCTAGGTTCTCAGTActctcacagccaagaatttcttcccagtattcCAACTAACCCTGCCCTCCAGCAGTGAGAAGACATTCTTCCTTGTCCTGCCACTTTAGGCCCTTGTCCAAAGaatttctccagctctcctggagcccctttaggctctgaggtctccctggagccttctcttctccaggtgagcacccccagctctcccagcctggctccagagcagaggggcttcAGCCCTTGGAGGAATTCCTCTATATTCTCTCCAGAAGCTCCACCTCCTTCTGATGTTTGCCCTagggctggaagcagctctgcaggtggggtctcactTGAGTGGGGCAAAACCCTCCCCTACCCTGCTGCCGACACACAGGAGGGGGTCTGGGTGCACACAGCAAGGGCATGTTCAACTCTCACCCACCAACACTTCCTAGTCCTTCTGGGAGATGAACTCCAAAAGTTCTGCTACAGCCTTGAATCTCAGATCCAGCAGTAGGAATGTGAAGCCAAAAAGGAGGATGTTCAATGGGAAAACCTCATTGCTAAGCATGGTACAAAACCAGCTGGGGAGAACACAGACCCATGGGGAGTGGGAGAGAAAGCCCAAAAGCAGCCTTGGAGCAGGGCAGGTGCCTCTGGGGACTCACCGGCAGCATGGCATTGAAGAGGTGAGTGATGAAGGTTGCTCCGTGCTGCACAGCCTCCTCGGCCTGGGACAGATTAGCCACTGAGTGACCTGGGAACACAGACCAATGCCTGATtcctctgcccatctctccacTGATTTCTCTACAGAAGCAAAGACACGCCATCACTGGACTATGCTCTAATGCCACCCTGGCCTGAGCTCTGAGGTGCAGCCTTGACACAGATTTGTCTGATCATGACCTGGGGGGGACTCTGGGGGTGGGTGTTTCATCTGAACTCCTTCAGTGTTCACATCACAGCTGTCACAAATGCTATCTTGCTCACAGCATGTTGTTTTCAGGCTGGGTTTGAGGTCCAATGACAGACTTTGCTGGACTCAGAAACTTAAATGTTTTGTAGAGAGGTATCAGAGGATACCCTCACAACAGTGGGGACTTTGCCAGGTAAGCATATGGGAATTAAACTATCCAGAAATAAACTGTTTCCCCAacaggacagcagctctgtgggctAACCTTGTCTTTCTGGAGTTCTTTATCTGTGAGATAAGAGATAGTCTGTTGTATGAAAGCCCTTGTCACTTGAGGTTTAATTTCACCCTCAATAACTTccccacactttttttttttttaataaaaaaagacttCTTCAGTGATCTGAGACAAAGAAGAGTTTgtgaagcaaaggaaaagaaaaacacagccagTTTTAAGTCAGAGGCCAGACAGATGTTGGAGGGAGAAGTTCCTAAAGCACTTCCAGTTGAAAAACAGAGTTATCAAACTAACAGTAACCTTTGGAAAATTTTTCACCTGTGGAACTTCAGAGTTTGAACCCTTCCACATCATCAAGCATCCAACTAAGACTGCCATTCTTCCCTGTATTAGAACAGCACCTTGTGTTTACTGCAGGGGCTCCTCAGTCAATACAAACTTTGGCCCTTGCCATGACAGATTGACAGCATTGAGGTCCCCATTTGTGACAGGTCTGTCATCTCCATACAGGCCAGGCAAAAGAGAATCCCACACCGTCCAGTTGGACTAGGACACTGTTAGAGATACCACAGCCCCAGTGGAGGGGTCGCCAGAGGCCCCCTAAGACCTGGGTGCCCCAGCCCTTACCCAGGGAGACGCAGATACCCCTCTTGGTGAGCTCCCGGATCACCTCACTGCTCCTCTTCATTTCAGGGGCCAGGGTCACTATCTGGACACAGTCCAGGGAGCCGTAGGTAGCAAGCAGGTCCTGGAAGGCACCTGCCTCAAAGGTGCGGAGGCAGTGCTCTGGGTGGGCACCCTTCTTCTCCTTGCTGATGAATGGCCCTTCCAGGTGGGCTCCTGTCCAAACAGGAACAAAGAACCATGACCCTTCCTCTTCCTGACAAGGACCAAGAAACCTGCTATTGTCTACTCTGCTCCAGTTACACTCTTGCCacttttctgcagcaaaacacaTGGCTCAGGCAACTGTGAGCTCAGCACAGTGAGGATGCAGTGCTAGCCCCTGGCCAAGTCAAGATACCCTACTGCCATTGCCCCAGGAGCCCTCAATGGAGCTGGAGCAGTGTGTGTACAATGACAGAAAGTACAGCAAAGgccaggcacagcctgaggGACAAGGTCTGTGCCCCCCTGTGCATCCCTCCCACTGAAAGTTCCAGCCCCTGTCTGTGCTCTGTAACCTCTTTCACTTCAACTGTGAACAAGATAATTTCCGACAAACAGTAGTACCACAGAGGGACAAATCCACTTACCCAGGATTCCTGCTCCATGGCCTCCACCGTTTCTTACACTGATCTGAGGGAGAACCTAGAGAAAGGGGTTTGTCAGAAATAGCAACCCAGACACAGCCCCCCAGTCTGCCAAATCAGACCCAAATGTCAGGCCCGCAGGGAGATTTGTAGATGGAGCACTTGGGACCATCACAGCCCACAAAGGAAAAGCTATGTCCAAGCCTTGGAACACAGAGCTCACTCGGGAGACATGGCTGTCTCAGCATTGTAAAGGCTGAGGGCAAGAAACCCAGGGTAGAGTCCAGCTCCTCATGCCGACAGCTTTTCTGTCCTGGGCTATCCCAGGGCTGGCCCACCCTCCTTCTGATACCAACCTCAATCCCTGATCACCCTGCAGATGGGAGGGGAGAAGAC
Proteins encoded in this region:
- the AMDHD2 gene encoding N-acetylglucosamine-6-phosphate deacetylase isoform X5 — its product is MPSNKSVSDAPIVQFTNCRILRDHQLQREDLWVREGKILNPEKLFFDEKGSADVQLDCKDSIIAPGFIDVQINGGFGVDFSLATDDFKSGIDLVSQKILSHGVTSFCPTLVTSPPSVYHQVLPQISVRNGGGHGAGILGAHLEGPFISKEKKGAHPEHCLRTFEAGAFQDLLATYGSLDCVQIVTLAPEMKRSSEVIRELTKRGICVSLGHSVANLSQAEEAVQHGATFITHLFNAMLPFHHRDPGIVGLLTSDKIPAGRRVFYGMISDGIHTNPAALRIAHRAHPKGLVLVTDAMAGMGLAPGRHTLGQQVVEIDGLNTYIAGTKTLSGSVATMDTCVRHFQEATGCSAETALEAASLHPAQLLGIEHKKGTLNYDSDAGAEDHIQISRQPFCCVSSEQGCHSLLTRCPCGAESSGQRSNPGIPRQHWSFVPFPCMGIESTELEI
- the AMDHD2 gene encoding N-acetylglucosamine-6-phosphate deacetylase isoform X6; the encoded protein is MPSNKSVSDAPIVQFTNCRILRDHQLQREDLWVREGKILNPEKLFFDEKGSADVQLDCKDSIIAPGFIDVQINGGFGVDFSLATDDFKSGIDLVSQKILSHGVTSFCPTLVTSPPSVYHQVLPQISVRNGGGHGAGILGAHLEGPFISKEKKGAHPEHCLRTFEAGAFQDLLATYGSLDCVQIVTLAPEMKRSSEVIRELTKRGICVSLGHSVANLSQAEEAVQHGATFITHLFNAMLPFHHRDPGIVGLLTSDKIPAGRRVFYGMISDGIHTNPAALRIAHRAHPKGLVLVTDAMAGMGLAPGRHTLGQQVVEIDGLNTYIAGTKTLSGSVATMDTCVRHFQEATGAEDHIQISRQPFCCVSSEQGCHSLLTRCPCGAESSGQRSNPGIPRQHWSFVPFPCMGIESTELEI
- the AMDHD2 gene encoding N-acetylglucosamine-6-phosphate deacetylase isoform X7, whose amino-acid sequence is MPSNKSVSDAPIVQFTNCRILRDHQLQREDLWVREGKILNPEKLFFDEKGSADVQLDCKDSIIAPGFIDVQINGGFGVDFSLATDDFKSGIDLVSQKILSHGVTSFCPTLVTSPPSVYHQVLPQISVRNGGGHGAGILGAHLEGPFISKEKKGAHPEHCLRTFEAGAFQDLLATYGSLDCVQIVTLAPEMKRSSEVIRELTKRGICVSLGHSVANLSQAEEAVQHGATFITHLFNAMLPFHHRDPGIVGLLTSDKIPAGRRVFYGMISDGIHTNPAALRIAHRAHPKGLVLVTDAMAGMGLAPGRHTLGQQVVEIDGLNTYIAGTKTLSGSVATMDTCVRHFQEATGCSAETALEAASLHPAQLLGIEHKKGTLNYDSDADFLMLNDSLYVQATYIAGEEVWRQDVSGM
- the AMDHD2 gene encoding N-acetylglucosamine-6-phosphate deacetylase isoform X9, producing MPSNKSVSDAPIVQFTNCRILRDHQLQREDLWVREGKILNPEKLFFDEKGSADVQLDCKDSIIAPGFIDVQINGGFGVDFSLATDDFKSGIDLVSQKILSHGVTSFCPTLVTSPPSVYHQVLPQISVRNGGGHGAGILGAHLEGPFISKEKKGAHPEHCLRTFEAGAFQDLLATYGSLDCVQIVTLAPEMKRSSEVIRELTKRGICVSLGHSVANLSQAEEAVQHGATFITHLFNAMLPFHHRDPGIVGLLTSDKIPAGRRVFYGMISDGIHTNPAALRIAHRAHPKGLVLVTDAMAGMGLAPGRHTLGQQVVEIDGLNTYIAGTKTLSGSVATMDTCVRHFQEATV